One Halictus rubicundus isolate RS-2024b chromosome 10, iyHalRubi1_principal, whole genome shotgun sequence genomic window carries:
- the Osi15 gene encoding DUF1676 domain-containing protein Osi15, which translates to MNGKLLIVLSLVALVAADDGSPMEQMETKLTRAMDDLNRMDNIKIYGDMITLEKVELDMDPELARSSEDALVSRIERFLRTRKIQIRFPHDGSSADLFGRALGQNEVGVELKELTKGASEARTKLKRIVLPLLLLLKLKAIIVLPIVIAVIGLIGLKGLGAGLMSLLLSGAVALKALLTPPPPARVTYGIVKPEVHHEHWHRSQEEVNQPYRGWAPEYNPEQYPYQDLPL; encoded by the exons ATGAACGGGAAATTGCTGATCGTATTATCATTGGTTGCACTCGTTGCTGCGGACGATGGATCGCCCATGGAACAGATGGAGACCAAGCTGACCAGGGCCATGGACGATTTAAATCGGATGGATAACATCAAGATCTACGGTGACATGATCACTCTCGAGAAGGTGGAGCTTGATATGGATCCTGAATTGGCTAGGAGCAGCGAGGATGCTTTAGTGAGCAGAATCGAGAGGTTTCTGAGGACTAGGAAGATCCAGATCCGATTTCCTCATGATGGATCCTCGGCTGACTTGTTTGGACGAGCTTTGGGGCAGAATGAAGTTGGAGTGGAGCTTAAGGAACTCACCAAGGGCGCTTCTGAAG CCCGCACCAAGCTGAAGAGGATCGTCCTCCCCCTGCTACTTCTCCTGAAACTCAAGGCCATCATCGTCCTGCCCATCGTCATCGCCGTCATAGGACTCATCGGTCTCAAAGGACTCGGTGCTGGATTGATGTCCTTGCTCCTGTCTGGTGCTGTAGCCTTGAAGGCCCTACTCACACCACCTCCGCCTGCCAGAGTCACTTATGGCATCGTCAAACCGGAAGTACACCACGAACATTGGCACAGGTCGCAGGAAGAGGTCAACCAACCCTACAGAGGATGGGCACCGGAGTACAACCCTGAACAGTACCCTTACCAGGACTTGCCTCTCTAG
- the Osi14 gene encoding DUF1676 domain-containing protein Osi14: protein MTKLVLLGLLAASAMAVPVPDSNDLQANRDLDCLEQEDALFSCMFVKAASTLNRAARSSDFEIFDGVKFVRETPMDRSGKDLKTEQDIMNELPRDASDRAIKLVNMLYESTMSFIKSHSLKLSMPEDASISRTLDEGRGKIKKMILPIVAAVAVKLFALVPILLGGLGLLVVKALFVGKIALLVAGVLAFQRLFGASSKGPANFFSKNAQPAWIDNGSQVWSSGAVAQQQGYYKRSFENQKDAHDMAYAAQAPTTNEAH, encoded by the exons ATGACCAAGCTAGTGCTTCTGGGACTTCTCGCTGCGTCCGCGATGGCGGTGCCCGTGCCGGACTCTAACGATCTGCAGGCGAACAGGGACCTCGATTGCCTGGAGCAAGAGGATGCATTGTTCAGCTGCATGTTCGTCAAAGCCGCCAGCACCCTGAACAGGGCTGCGAGATCCAGCGACTTCGAGATCTTCGACGGCGTCAAGTTCGTCCGGGAAACGCCAA TGGATCGCAGCGGCAAAGACCTGAAAACCGAGCAGGACATCATGAACGAGCTACCAAGGGATGCCTCAGACAGAGCCATCAAATTAGTGAACATGCTCTACGAGTCGACGATGTCCTTCATCAAGAGCCACAGCCTGAAACTGAGCATGCCCGAGGACGCCTCTATTTCCCGTACTCTCGACGAAG GTCGCGGCAAGATCAAGAAGATGATCCTGCCAATAGTAGCAGCAGTGGCAGTGAAATTATTCGCCCTGGTGCCAATTCTGCTCGGAGGTCTCGGCCTGTTGGTGGTGAAGGCCCTCTTCGTTGGTAAAATCGCTCTGCTCGTTGCCGGAGTGTTGGCCTTCCAAAGACTGTTCGGCGCCAGCAGCAAAGGTCCAGCCAATTTCTTCAGCAAGAACGCTCAACCAGCATGGATTGACAATGGCAGCCAAGTCTGGTCTTCAGGGGCCGTTGCTCAGCAACAAGGTTACTACAAACGCAGTTTCGAAAACCAGAAAGACGCTCATGATATGGCGTACGCTGCTCAAGCACCTACAACGAACGAAGCTCATTAA